One part of the Mustela erminea isolate mMusErm1 chromosome 11, mMusErm1.Pri, whole genome shotgun sequence genome encodes these proteins:
- the ATP6V1FNB gene encoding protein ATP6V1FNB encodes MSRQLNLDTLRQNFWKEEYLREKMLRCEWHRKYGTMVKAKQRAKAAARLPLKLPTLHPKAPLPPPPTPKAMPTKAPSPALETPTIQSEMYPVPPATRALLYEGISHDFQGRYRYLNTRKLDMPEMRYIFPITTSFTYGWQLGPPVKQELVSCKMCRIESFFRKNGAFSLLDPQDLAL; translated from the exons ATGTCACGGCAGCTCAACCTGGATACGCTGCGGCAGAACTTTTGGAAGGAGGAGTATCTGCGGGAGAAGATGTTGCGCTGTGAATGGCACCGCAAGTATGGGACGATGGTGAAGGCCAAGCAGAGGGCTAAGGCTGCAGCGCGCCTACCCCTCAAACTGCCCACCCTGCACCCCAAAGCCCCACTTCCACCTCCACCAACCCCCAAAGCGATGCCAACCAAGGCCCCCAGCCCTGCGCTGGAGACCCCTACTATTCAGTCAGAAATGTACCCAGTCCCGCCTGCCACCCGGGCTCTGCTGTATGAAGGCATCTCCCACGACTTCCAGGGGCGCTATCGCTACCTCAACACCCGAAAACTGGACATGCCAGAGATGCGCTACATCTTCCCCATCACCACCAGCTTCACGTACGGCTGGCAGCTGG GCCCCCCAGTGAAGCAAGAACTGGTCTCCTGTAAGATGTGCCGCATTGAATCGTTCTTCCGAAAGAATGGGGCCTTCTCGCTGCTTGACCCTCAGGACCTGGCTCTCTGA
- the ATP6V1F gene encoding V-type proton ATPase subunit F, whose protein sequence is MAGRGKLIAVIGDEDTVTGFLLGGIGELNKNRQPNFLVVEKDTTINEIEDTFRQFLNRDDIGIILINQYIAEMVRHALDAHQRSIPAVLEIPSKEHPYDAAKDSILRRARGMFTAEDLR, encoded by the exons ATGGCGGGTAGGGGGAAGCTAATCGCGGTGATCGGAGACGAGGACACGGTGACTGGCTTCCTGCTGGGTGGCATAGGGGAGCTTAACAAGAACCGCCAGCCCAATTTCCTGGTGGTGGAGAAGGATACAACCATCAATGAGATCGAAGACACTTTCCG GCAGTTTCTAAACCGGGATGACATTGGCATTATCCTCATCAACCAGTACATCGCAGAGATGGTGCGGCACGCGCTCGACGCCCACCAGCGCTCCATTCCAGCTGTTCTGGAGATCCCGTCCAAGGAGCACCCCTATGATGCCGCCAAGGACTCCATCCTGCGCAGGGCCAGGGGCATGTTCACGGCCGAGGACCTGCGCTAG
- the KCP gene encoding kielin/chordin-like protein isoform X3: MLLPALGALQSGLVRCIPLRCPPNPCPEPVPRPGHCCPTCQGCTEGGSHWEHGQEWTAPGDPCRICQCLEGHIQCRQRECASLCPYPARPLPGTCCPLCDGCFLNGREYRRGEPVGSGDPCSHCRCANGSIQCEPLPCPPVPCRHPGRIPGQCCPVCDGCEYQGHQYQSEETFRLQESGRCIRCSCQAGEVSCEEQECPVAPCALPASGSQLCPACVLDGEEFAEGVQWEPDGQPCTACSCHDGVPMCGTVLCSPAPCQHPTHPPGSCCPSCESCTYHGQVYANGQNFTDADSPCHTCYCEEGTVRCSLVDCPPTTCARPQSGPGQCCPRCPDCILEEQVFVDGESFSHPQDPCQECQCREGHARCQPRACPPAPCAHPRPGPCCQSNCNGCAFGGKEYPNGADFPHPSDPCRQCRCLGGSVQCLARRCPPLPCPEPVLLPDECCPQCPAASSGCPRPGGGVPARHLEHFSLPEDPCRRCLCLYGSVSCQRLPCPPAPCAHPRQGPCCPSCDGCLYQGKEFASGERFPSPSAACHVCLCWEGSVRCEPRACAPAQCPFPARGDCCPVCEGCEYLGETYLSSQEFPDPREPCNLCTCLGGFVTCGHRPCEPLGCSHPLTPAGHCCPTCQGCLYHGVTAAPGETLPDPLDPGCSLCTCQEGSVQCRKKPCPPALCPHPSPGPCFCPVCHSCFSQGQEHQDGEEFGGPPGSCEWCRCQAGRVSCARLPCPPLSCPLQVTEPGSCCPRCRGCLAGGEEHPEGSSWVDPQSPCSSCMCHDGVVTCARLQCVSSCARPHQGLNDCCPRCSDCEHKGRKYEPGESFQPGTDPCEVCICELQPEGPPSIQCHRRQCPSLVGCPTSQILPPGPQHCCPTCAQALSNCTESLLGSELAPPDPCYTCQCQDLTWLCVHRACPELSCPLSERHTPPGSCCPMCRECVVEAEDRRVADGESWQDPSNPCIMCTCHGGHVECDPEECPALSCPQGWAKVPEAGGCCERCQASAQSCAHQGREVASGESWAVDVCTTCSCVAGTVRCQSQRCPPLSCGPDEAPALSPGSCCPRCLPRPASCMAFGDPHYRTFDGRLLHFQGSCSYVLAKDCRGGDFSVHVTNTNRGRRGVAWTQEVAVQLGDVTVGLLQGGVVTVDGRPVALPFLQEPLLYVELQRRTVILHAQPGLQVRESRACRSGLELPTVLLEMEWSRRAQEQLLWDLELLTGAGLSLFWPPWAQFCGLRGQARCVWSERSKSHGGTGGDPERWASRSSRLCPLPQAGDSLSQTHQLPDGGQAVDPSWALDLGEARRDRDPRWERPPMPAEPTPDGLQEPNPTTSSSFGDPGSSKFKDLAQRGERRQARPTTQRPSTSLWGRKLVSLRPSGLPSQGLSEPQDPPEGLDWSLGQERAELQKLLRIEIPQRQREQEPLEQKEERPGGQRGEAPRGESKEVLSPREKIHQGQSGEATQALREEASVYPGGKAPQSERRECLQGQRHNSPECQRKEVLQEPQKETQGLEVKSFWAFPGRVSQAWGVAAGEAPTQPPEEGGSLGISRDFCKSPGEQKPQPGGRESPGSGKRTTQLTQGQTDRPKPATGDPRAAQEGARPPLPPPRLPGPEAEALAAPGIGGLGPQGHPLALPGRPGPVPDPHGLRGLEGSPGTEEQVPGGSTRLLGTVGELRGGAEAPGASKATWPRLPDREKVSVSVSAAQKETALQRLLELHRAARRRGQQAREQQRLWVLERLRLAWNRHCRVHPLGPPPSPAQLPPQARLTGEDCGAPTILPGLGWVGAPPGSLLSRTGTDTDQRPEGRICWVLPPAGSLRTAGQAPGDSALGPPQEDGVGQRRALREQLQRGLQERTWRLRAIGARNTQSFQQLLWPPGAEEPLPREERPPFIAPLSRC, translated from the exons CTCTCGGTGCGTTACAGAGCGGCCTGGTTCGCTGCATACCCCTGAGGTGTCCGCCCAACCCCTGCCCTGAGCCGGTTCCCAGGCCCGGGCACTGCTGCCCAACCTGCCAAG gctgcacGGAAGGTGGCTCTCACTGGGAGCACGGCCAAGAGTGGACTGCCCCTGGGGACCCCTGCCGGATCTGCCAGTGCCTG GAGGGCCACATTCAGTGCCGCCAGAGAGAGTGTGCCAGCCTATGCCCATACCCTGCGCGGCCCCTGCCAGGCACCTGCTGCCCGCTGTGCGATG GCTGTTTCCTAAATGGGCGGGAGTACCGCCGCGGAGAGCCGGTGGGCTCTGGAGACCCCTGCTCGCACTGCCGTTGCGCT AACGGGAGCATCCAGTGCgagcctctgccctgccctcctgtGCCCTGCAGACACCCAGGCAGGATCCCTGGGCAGTGCTGCCCGGTGTGTGACG GCTGTGAGTACCAGGGACACCAGTATCAGAGTGAGGAGACCTTTAGACTCCAAGAGAGTGGGCGCTGTATCCGCTGCTCCTGCCAG GCCGGCGAGGTCTCCTGTGAGGAGCAGGAGTGCCCGGTTGCCCCCTGTGCActgcctgcctctggctcccaaCTCTGCCCAG CCTGTGTGCTTGATGGAGAGGAGTTTGCCGAGGGGGTCCAGTGGGAGCCTGATGGTCAGCCCTGCACGGCCTGCTCCTGTCATGATGGCGTGCCCATGTGTGGGACTGtgctctgctccccagccccctgccagCACCCTACCCATCCCCCTG GTTCTTGCTGCCCCAGCTGTGAGAGCTGCACCTACCATGGCCAAGTGTATGCCAATGGGCAAAACTTCACAGACGCAGATAGTCCTTGCCACACCTGCTACTGCGAG gaGGGGACTGTGAGGTGCTCCTTGGTTGACTGCCCTCCCACAACTTGTGCCAGGCCCCAGAGTGGACCCGGCCAGTGCTGTCCCAGGTGCCCAG ACTGCATCCTGGAGGAACAAGTATTTGTGGACGGAGAGAgcttctcccacccccaagaCCCCTGCCAAGAGTGCCAGTGTCGGGAAGGCCATGCCCGTTGCCAGCCTCGggcctgcccccctgccccctgtgCCCACCCACGGCCTGGTCCCTGCTGCCAGAGCAACTGCAATG GCTGTGCCTTTGGTGGGAAAGAGTACCCCAATGGAGCcgacttcccccacccctctgaccCCTGCCGGCAGTGTCGCTGTCTG GGCGGCAGCGTGCAGTGCCTCGCCCGCCGCTGCCCTCCGCTGCCCTGTCCAGAGCCGGTCCTGCTGCCCGACGAGTGCTGCCCCCAGTGCCCCG CCGCCTCCTCAGGCTGCCCGCGGCCCGGGGGCGGGGTCCCTGCCCGCCACCTGGAGCACTTCTCCCTGCCCGAAGACCCCTGCCGCCGCTGCCTCTGCCTCTATGGCTCCGTGTCCTGCCAGCGGCTGCCCTGCCCACCTGCGCCCTGCGCCCACCCACGCCAGGGaccctgctgcccctcctgcgATG GCTGCCTGTACCAGGGGAAGGAGTTTGCCAGCGGGGAGCGCTTCCCCTCACCCAGTGCTGCGTGCCACGTCTGCCTCTGCTGGGAGGGCAGCGTCCGCTGCGAACCCAGGGCCTGTGCCCCTGCTCAGTGCCCCTTTCCTGCCAGGGGTGACTGCTGTCCTGTCTGTgaag GCTGTGAGTATCTGGGGGAGACCTACCTGAGCAGCCAGGAGTTCCCAGATCCCCGAGAGCCCTGCAATCTGTGTACTTGCCTCGGAGGCTTCGTGACATGTGGCCACCGGCCCTGCGAGCCCCTGGGCTGCAGCCACCCACTCACTCCGGCTGGACACTGTTGCCCGACCTGCCAGG GATGTCTCTATCATGGAGTCACTGCAGCCCCTGGAGAGACCCTTCCTGACCCGCTTGACCCCGGCTGTTCCCTCTGCACCTGCCAG GAAGGTTCCGTGCAGTGCCGGAAGAAGCCCTGTCCTCCAGctctctgcccccatccctcTCCAGGACCCTGCTTCTGCCCTGTTTGCCACA GCTGCTTCTCCCAGGGCCAGGAGCACCAGGACGGGGAAGAGTTCGGGGGGCCCCCAGGCAGCTGTGAGTGGTGTCGGTGTCAG GCCGGCCGGGTCAGCTGTGCGCGGCTGCCATGCCCTCCTCTGTCCTGCCCGCTCCAGGTCACGGAGCCGGGCAGCTGCTGCCCTCGATGCAGAG GCTGCCtggctggtggggaggagcaCCCTGAAGGCAGTAGCTGGGTGGACCCCCAGAGCCCCTGCTCCTCCTGCATGTGTCATGATGGCGTCGTGACCTGTGCCCGCCTCCAGTGTGTCAGCTCCTGCGCCCGGCCCCACCAAGGGCTCAATGACTGCTGCCCTCGATGCTCTG acTGTGAGCATAAGGGCCGCAAGTATGAACCAGGGGAGAGCTTCCAGCCTGGGACAGACCCCTGTGAAGTGTGCATCTGTGAG CTGCAGCCTGAGGGACCCCCCAGCATTCAGTGTCATCGACGGCAGTGTCCCAGCCTGGTGGGGTGTCCCACCAGCCAGATCCTGCCCCCTGGGCCCCAGCACTGCTGCCCCACCTGTGCCC AGGCGCTGAGTAACTGCACAGAAAGCCTGCTGGGCTCTGAGTTGGCCCCGCCTGACCCTTGCTACACCTGCCAGTGCCAG GACCTGACATGGCTCTGCGTTCACCGGGCCTGTCCCGAGCTCAGCTGTCCCCTGTCAGAGCGCCATACCCCCCCTGGGAGCTGCTGCCCCATGTGCCGAG AGTGTGTGGTGGAGGCCGAGGACCGGAGAGTGGCCGATGGAGAGAGCTGGCAGGACCCCAGCAACCCGTGCATTATGTGCACCTGCCAC GGGGGCCACGTGGAGTGCGACCCGGAAGAGTGCCCCGCCCTCTCCTGCCCGCAGGGCTGGGCGAAGGTGCCAGAGGCCGGCGGCTGCTGTGAGCGATGCCAAG CCTCCGCCCAGTCGTGCGCGCACCAGGGCCGGGAGGTGGCCTCCGGGGAGAGCTGGGCGGTGGACGTTTGCACCACCTGCTCCTGTGTGGCCGGCACGGTGCGCTGCCAGAGCCAACGCTGCCCGCCGCTCTCCTGTGGCCCT GACGAGGCCCCCGCCCTCAGTCCCGGCAGCTGCtgcccccgctgcctgcctcgaCCCGCCTCCTGCATGGCCTTCGGAGACCCTCATTACCGCACCTTCGACGGCCGCCTGCTGCACTTCCAGGGCAGCTGCAGCTACGTGCTGGCCAAGGACTGCCGCGGAGGGGACTTCAG CGTGCACGTGACCAACACCAACCGGGGCCGGAGGGGTGTGGCCTGGACCCAGGAGGTGGCGGTGCAGCTCGGAGACGTGACCGTGGGGCTGCTGCAGGGTGGAGTGGTCACG gtGGATGGGCGTCCGGTGGCCTTGCCCTTCCTGCAGGAGCCGCTGCTGTACGTGGAGCTGCAGAGACGCACCGTGATCCTGCACGCCCAGCCGGGGCTCCAG GTGCGGGAGAGTCGGGCCTGTCGCTCAGGACTGGAGCTGCCCACTGTGTTGCTGGAGATGGAGTGGAGCCGGAGGGCCCAGGAGCAG CTCCTGTGGGACTTGGAGCTGCTGACTGGGGCAGGGCTGAGCCTCTTCTGGCCCCCCTGGGCCCAGTTCTGTGGTCTGAGGGGCCAGGCCCGGTGTGTATGGAGCGAGCGCAGCAAGTCCCATGGTGGGACAGGCGGGGATCCTGAGCGGTGGGCCAGCAGG AGTTCCAGGCTGTGCCCACTGCCTCAGGCTGGGGACTCTCTGAGCCAGACCCACCAGCTTCCAGACGG GGGGCAGGCAGTAGACCCATCATGGGCCCTGGATCTGGGCGAAGCTAGGAGGGACAGAGACCCCCGGTGGGAGAGACCTCCCATGCCTGCAGAGCCTACACCGG ATGGCTTACAAGAGCCGAACCCCACCACCAGCAGTAGCTTTGGGGACCCAGGAAGCTCTAAGTTCAAG GACCtggcccagagaggagaaagaagacaagCCCGACCTACAACCCAAAGGCCGTCCACAAGCCTATGGGGGAGGAAGCTCGTGTCTCTAAGACCCTCAGGCCTGCCCTCCCAGGGCCTGTCAGAACCCCAAGATCCCCCTGAGGGGCTGGACTGGAGCCTGGGCCAGGAGAGGGCAGAACTTCAGAAACTGCTGAGGATTGAGATtcctcagaggcagagagagcaggagcctcTAGAGCAGAAAGAAGAGCGCCCCGGGGGTCAGAGAGGGGAGGCCCCCAGGGGGGAGAGCAAGGAAGTTCTGAGTCCGAGAGAGAAGATACACCAGGGTCAGAGTGGGGAGGCTACTCAGGCTCTGAGGGAGGAAGCCTCCGTGTATCCCGGGGGGAAGGCTCCccagagtgagaggagagagtGTCTTCAAGGTCAAAGACACAACAGCCCTGAGTGCCAGAGAAAAGAGGTCCTGCAGGAGCCGCAGAAGGAGACTCAGGGTCTGGAAGTGAAGAGCTTTTGGGCTTTCCCAGGCCGAGTCTCACAAGCCTGGGGGGTGGCTGCGGGAGAGGCGCCCACACAGCCCCCAGAGGAAGGCGGTTCCCTGGGAATTTCTAGGGATTTCTGCAAGTCCCCGGGAGAACAGAAGCCTcagcctgggggaagggagagcccTGGCTCCGGGAAAAGGACAACCCAGCTGACGCAGGGCCAAACTGACCGCCCAAAGCCGGCCACAGGAGACCCCAGGGCCGCACAGGAGGGGGCACGGCCTCCCCTTCCACCGCCCAGGCTCCCAGGCCCAGAGGCAGAGGCGCTAGCGGCCCCAGGCATCGGGGGCTTGGGCCCGCAGGGGCACCCGCTGGCTCTCCCAGGGCGCCCAGGGCCGGTGCCCGACCCACACGGACTTCGGGGCCTGGAAGGAAGCCCGGGCACGGAGGAACAGGTGCCCGGCGGTTCCACTAGGCTCCTGGGCACTGTTGGGGAGCTGAGGGGTGGCGCGGAGGCCCCCGGTGCCTCGAAGGCCACGTGGCCCAGGCTCCCAGACCGGGAGAAGGTGTCAGTGTCCGTGAGCGCGGCACAGAAAGAGACCGCCCTGCAGCGGCTGCTGGAGCTGCACCGCGCGGCCAGGCGCCGGGGGCAACAGGCCCGCGAGCAGCAGAGGCTCTGG GTCTTGGAACGCCTCCGGCTCGCCTGGAACCGCCACTGCCGGGTGCACCCTCTGGGGCCCCCACCCAGCCCGGCCCAGCTCCCGCCACAGGCAAGACTCACGGGAGAAGACTGTGGGGCCCCCACGATCctgccagggctggggtgggtgggggcgccTCCCGGGTCCCTTCTGTCGCGCACCGGCACCGACACAGACCAACGGCCGGAGGGGCGCATCTGCTGGGTGCTGCCTCCTGCTGGCTCCCTCCGGACCGCAGGGCAGGCGCCCGGGGACTCAGCGCTCGGCCCACCGCAGGAGGACGGGGTGGGGCAGCGACGGGCCCTGCGGGAGCAGCTGCAGCGAGGGCTCCAGGAGAGGACCTGGCGGCTGCGGGCCATAGGGGCCAG GAACACCCAGAGCTTCCAGCAGCTACTGTGGCCTCCTGGCGCTGAGGAGCCCTTGCCTAGAGAGGAGCGCCCACCCTTCATAGCCCCCTTGAGTCGTTGCTGA